DNA from Pyramidobacter piscolens W5455:
CCTGTCCATGCCCATCGGCAAAGTCAGCGCCGTCGCGGGGGCCAACCTGATGTTCCTGGCCAACGTGATCATCAACTTCTTCATTCCCTCCGGCTCCGGCCAGGCGGTCACAGTCATGCCGATCATGGTGCCCGTGGCCGATCTGAGCAACATCAGCCGCCAGGTGGCCGTGCAGGCGTTCCAGTTCGGCGACGGATTCACGAACTGCTTCATCCCCACCTCGGGCGTGCTCATGGGCGTCCTCGGCCTGGCGGGGATCGCCTACGGCAAGTACGTGCGCTGGTTCCTGCCCATGCTGCTTGTCCAGCTCCTCATGGGCAGCATTACGGTCACGCTGATGCAGATCTTCGGCTGGTAAATGCGAGCGAATGAAAGCGGAAAAACGTCCCGGCAAAGTTGTTTTTCCGCTTTTCCATTGCATGGAACATGACAGGGAGGCATAAACGATGGATCTTTTGAAACTGGCTTCGTCGGTCGTCGGCGACGTGACGGCGTGGCGCCATCATCTTCACGCCCATCCGGAGCTGAGCGGTCAGGAAGTGGAAACGTCGGCGTTCGTGGAAAGGATGCTGCGCGAGATGGGCGCGGACGAGGTGCGCCGCGCCGGCAAAACGGGGGTCGTAGCGCTGGTCAGGGGCGTTCGGCCCGGCCCGGTCTTCGGCCTGCGCGCCGACATGGACGCGCTGCCCGTACCGGAGCTGACCGACGTGGAGTTCAAATCGCAACACGAAAACGTGATGCACGCCTGCGGTCACGACGTTCACACGGCGGTGCTGCTGGGCGCGGCCAAGGTGCTGTGCGGCGTGCGCGACCGGATCCGCGGCGCGGTGAAATTTTTCTTCCAGCCCGCCGAAGAGACCGGCCGGGGCGCCAAGGAGATGATCGCCGCGGGCGAGCTGGACGAAAAGGATCCGCCCGCCTGCGTGGCGGCGCTGCACGTTTTTCCCGGCATTCCCGCCGGAACGCTGGGCGTGCGCCGCGGCGCGTTCAACGCCTCGTCCGACAGTTTCTCGCTGGACGTCATCGGCCGGCAGGGACACGGCGCCTATCCGGAGCTGTGCATCGACCCGATCGCCGTCGGCGCCCAGGTGATCACGGCCCTGCAGCAGCTAGTCAGCCGCGAGGTGGCGCCGCAGGACTCGGCGGTGGTCACGATCGGCACGATCCACGGCGGCGTCAGGAGCAACATCATCGCCCCCGACGTGAAGATGACGGGCACGATCCGCACGGTCCGCTCCCGGGTGCGGGAACACCTGTTCGAAGCCATCCCGCGCGTCGCCAGATTGACGGCCGAAGCGCTGCGCGCCTGCGCCGGGGTGGAGATCCGCGAAGGCACGCCGGCGCTGGTCAACGACGACGGCATGTTCGACCGGCTCGTCTCCGTGGCCGAGCGCGTCGTCGGCAAAGACCGCATCGTCGCCTTCGAGAACTGCTCCATGGGCGGCGAGGATTTCGCCTTTTTCACCGAACGAGTTCCCGGCGTCATGTTCCGTCTCGGCGTCGGCTTCAGGGACAAGGATAACGCGCCGCTCCATTCGTCCTGTTTCAAAGTCGACGAAAGCGCCTTCGCCTACGGCGTCGCCGCGCTGGCCGGACTGGCGTTGGACGTGTGCCGCTGAATCAGAATAAATTTCCAGCCCGCGCAAATTTATTCGCGCGGGCTGTTTTGTATCGCCCCGTTTCCGATTTGTGGTTTTCCGCAACTTGCGGGGCCGACGCCGTTCAATTAAAATCAGGTTGGAAACGTGAATCTCTTTTTGCGCGGCGAAGGCACATGTTCCATGTGAACCATATGCCGCCGTTGCAAAATCTTAAACCGACGGAGGACTGCCCATGACTTATCGCGAACGATACGAACAATGGCTTGGCGCTTCGTGGCTCGACGAGGCGTCGCGGCGCGAGCTGGCGGCGCTGAGCGACGAGAAGGAGATCGAAGACCGCTTCTATCGCGACCTCGAATTCGGAACCGCCGGCATGCGCGGCGTCATGGGCGCGGGCACGAACCGCTTCAACCGCTGCACCGTCGGCAAGGCCACGCTGGGGCTGGCGCGCTATCTCAAGGCGGAAATCGCGGACTGGCGGCGCGGCGTCGTTGTCGCCTACGATTCGCGCCACCGCTCGCCGGAATTCGCGCTGGAAACGGCGCGCGTGCTTTCCGCCTGCGGCGTGCCGGTGAAGATTTTCCGGCAGCTCGAGCCGGTGCCCGCGCTGTCGTTCGCCGTCAAGCACCACAAAGCCGCCGCCGGCGTGGTCATCACCGCCAGTCACAACCCGAAAGAATACAACGGCTACAAAGTTTACGACGAGCACGGCTGCCAGCTCTGCCCCGCCCCCGCCGCCAAACTGACGGAATACGTGGAGGCCGCCGACCTCTCGCAGATCCCCTCCGGCGACGAGAAGCTGATCGCCTGGATCGGGCAGGAGACCGTCGAGGCTTTTCTCGACGCCGTGCAGTGCCAGTCGGTGCCGCAGCGGAACGCGGGCACGCTGAAAGTGGTCTACACGCCGCTGCACGGTTCGGGCAACCTGCCGGTGCGCGCCATCCTGAAACGCTGCGGCTTCACCGACGTGCGGGTCGTCGCCGAGCAGGAACGGCCCGACGGCGATTTTCCCACCGTCGCGGCGCCCAATCCCGAGGAGCGCAGCACGCTTTCGCTGGGCATCGAGCTGGCCCGCCGTATCGGCGCGGACGTCGTCATCGGCACCGATCCCGACTGCGACCGCATTGGCTGCGCCGTCGCCGCGGGCGGCGAGTTCCGGCTGCTTTCGGGCAACCAGATCGGCGCGCTGCTGGCCGACTTCGTGCTCTCGCACCGCGCCCTCACGCCCAAGTCGACGATGATCACCACGATCGTCACCGGCGAGCTGGGAGCCCGCGTGGCGCAGAGCCGCGGCGTGACCGTGCTGCGCACGCTGACGGGCTTCAAGTACATCGGCGAGAAGATCACCGAGTTCGCGCGCAGCGGCGAGCGCGAGTTCCTGTTCGGCTACGAGGAAAGCTACGGCTACCTGGCCGGCACGCACGCCCAGGACAAAGACGCCGTCGTCGCGGCCATGCTGATCTGCGAGATGGCGGCCGCGGCCAAGTCGCAGGGGCGCACGCTGATCGACGAGCTGAACGGCCTGTACGCGCGCTTCGGCTACTACCTCGACGCTCAGGACTCGCACACGCTCAAGGGCAAGGACGGCGCCGGGCGCATCGCCGCGATGATGGCACGACTGCGCGGCGGCGCGCGCTTCGAAGACATCGCGGAAACGCTTGACTACGCGCAGGGGCTCGACGGACTGCCGCGCGAGAACGTGATGAAGTTCCTCTGCGCCGACGGCTCGTGGTTCGCCGTGCGCCCTTCCGGCACCGAGCCGAAGATCAAAATCTACTATTCCGTCAAAGACACGGACGAGGCGAGCGCGCGCGCCAAGCTCGACGCCCGCCGCGCCGAGATCGACAGGGTTCTCGGACTGTAAAGGGAAAGGAGGTTCCGTTCATGCGCAAAGCGATTTTGCTCTGTCTCGCAGCTCTCGCGCTCGCGGCCCCCGCCGCTCATGGACGCGGCTCCGTCGCCCAGCTCTGCACGAACTGCGCCTTCGGCGACCGCCGCAATTACTGCATCAAGTGCGGCGCCTACACGTTCGGCAAAGGCGTCCCGGCGCGGCTATGCGAAAACTGCGGCTTCGGCGAGCGCTGGAAGTACTGCGTCAAATGCGGCGCCTACACGTTCGGCAAAGGCGTTCCCGCCGTGCTGTGCCAAAACTGCGCCTTCGGCGACCGCAAAAAGTATTGTCTCAAATGCGGCCGCTACCTGTTCGACTGACGGCGGATTTTTCCCTCCGTAACTTTGTCACGGAACGTGAGACTCGCTTCCTCTATACTGGGGACAGCGCGCGGATTTTCGGCGCGTTTTCCGGCCGGCGGAATTATGATATAATGACTCGGAAATCATGAGGAGATGACGTCATGACGCCGCGGCACAAGAGACTGGCGCTGTATCTCGAGGAATTGTACGAACGCTGCAACCGGCGCGAGCTTGTCTCGCCCGACCCGCTGCAGTTCCTTTACCGCTACGAAGCGCCCGAAGACCGCGAGATCGCGGCGCTCGTCGCCTCGTCGCTGGCCTACGGACGCGTGGCGACGATCCTCAAAAGCGTCGGGGCCGTGCTCGAGGCGCTCGGCCCGTCGCCGCGGGCGGCCGTGGAACGGTACGGCGAAGAACACTGGCGCGACGTTTTCGCGTCGTTCCGGCACCGCTTCACCGACGGAGCCGACGTCGCGGCGCTGTTGGGCGGCGCAAGGCGCGTCGTCTCCCGCTGGGGCAGTCTCGGCGGCCGTCTCCTCTCGGCCCGGAGGGAATGCGGTTCGCTTACGGGCGCGCTCGATTCCCTCGTCGCCGAACTGGAAAACGGGCGCCCCAGCAGCCTGCTCAGCCGTCCGCAGCGCGGCAGCGCCTGCAAGCGGCATTTTCTGATGCTGCGCTGGCTCGTCCGCCGCGACGAAGTGGACCCGGGCGGCTGGAGCGGCCTCGACCCCGCCGAGCTGATCGTGCCGCTGGACACGCACATGTACGCGGTGTGCCGCTCGCTGCGCTTCACGCGGCGCAAAGCGGCCGACCTGAAGACGGCGTTGGAGGCGACGCGCGCTTTTGCGCGCCTGTCGCCGTGCGACCCGACGCGCTACGATTTTGTCCTGACGCGGTTCGGCATCCGCGCCGACATGGAACAGGAAGCGCTGCTGGCGGAATGCCGGGCGCGCTCCACAACGGAAAGGATTGAAACGGAATGATGAAAAAGTTTTTGCTTGTCGTAACGATTCTGGCGACGATGGCCTCGTCCGCTTTCGCGGCGAAAAAGATCGGAGCGTTCAAGGCCGCGGCTCTGGACGGGAAGCCTCACGACGAGGCGATCTTCCAGCAGGCGTCGCTGACGATGTTCAACGTCTGGGGCACGTTCTGCCCGCCCTGCCTGCACGAGATGCCCGACCTCGGCCGGCTGGCGAAGGAAATGGCCCCCGAAGGCGTGCAGATCATCGGCCTGCTCTACGACTGGTTCGACATGACCGGCAGCCGCAGCGAGACGCAGATCCAAAAGGCGCAGAACCTGGTCGAGCGCACCGGCGCCGATTACCTCCATCTGCTGCTCGACGATGGTCTGGCGCAATATCTCGGCGACTTCAGCGCCATCCCGCAGACGTTTTTCGTGAACGGGCGCGGCGAGATCGTCGGCGAGGTGACGGGCGCGCGGAGCGCCGCGCAGTGGCGGGAGATCATCCGCGAAATGCTGGCGAAGCCCAAATAATGAAAAGATACGGTGCGGGCTGGGCGTGCCTGCTCGCCGGAGCCGTCCTGATCGCCGCCGGACTGTGGCGCGGCGAGAACTTCGCCGTGTTCCAGAAAGCCGTCAAGATCTGTCTGGAGTGCGTGGGCATTGGCTAGCGGCCGGGAAAAGAGCGGGCGGCTGCGGCAGGCCGTCCAGCTGTTGTGGACGGCGGTCACCAACGGTTATCTGGCGGGCTTTCTGAGAGGCAAGATCTACACAGGGCCGCTGAAAAACATCTGCGTCCCCGGGCTGAACTGCTATTCCTGCCCGGGCGCGCTGGGAGCCTGCCCGATCGGCTCCTTCCAGGCCATGCTGACGGGGTTCGAGCCGCGGCTGCCGCTGTACGTCGCGGGGTTTCTGTTCGCGTTCGGGGCGCTTTTGGGACGCTTCGTATGCGGCTGGCTCTGCCCGTTCGGGCTGGTGCAGGATCTGCTGTACAAGATCCCGCTCGGGCGCAAGCGGCTCGACCTGCCCGGCGACCGCGCCCTGAGGCGGCTGAAATACGTCGTGCTGGCGCTGTTCGTCGTCATCCTGCCGCTTTTCGCGCGCGACGATCTGACCGGCGTCAGCTATCCGTGGTTCTGCAAGTACATTTGCCCCTCAGGCACGCTGATGGGCGGCTGGACGCTGCTGAGCCTGAACGAAAAACTGCGCGGCGCGGCCGGCTGGCTGTTCACGTGGAAAAGCGCGCTGCTGGTTGCGATCATCGTCCTGTCGATGAAGTCGTTTCGCCCTTTCTGCAAATATCTGTGCCCCTTGGGCGCTTTTTACGGCTTCTTCAACCGCATCGCCCTGTTCCGCTACGGTTTCGACGAGAAAAAGTGCGTCGCCTGCGGGCGCTGCGCCGCGGTCTGTCCGATGACGCTGAAGCTGCCGCACGGCACCAACGGCGCGGAATGCATCCGCTGCGGCCGCTGCGTTCACGCCTGCCCCGTCGAAGCGCTGACGCCGGCGCTCAAACAAAGCGCCGCTGCGCGGCGCAAGCCGTCGCCGGAACGTTCCTGAAAGCCGGCGGTACAGATTTTCAAAAAAGCGAAGGTCCCGGATGGAAAATCCATTCCCCGGGACCTTCGCTTTTTCGAACTCTGTCGCGGGCTCTTGACAGAGCGCGCGCTTTTGCACTAGACTTTTTCTCGTCGGACGGTTCTTTTCGGGCCGTCCGCTTCTACCGAACAGAAAGGAGGCGTGCCATGCCTCTCTCCATCGCCGGGACGGGCTTTACCGCCCTCGACATCGAAACCACCGGATTGAGTCCCGCCTTTTGCGGCATCGTCGAGATCGCCGCGCTGAAAATCTTTCCCGACGGTTCGCAGCGGTCTTTCCAAATGCTGGTCGATCCCGGGCGTCCCATCCCGCGCGATGTCTCCGCCATCCACGGCATCGACGACGCCATGGTCCGCGGCCAGCCCAGCGCCGCCGACGCCGTCGCCGCGCTCGTAAGCTTCGTGGGACCGTCGCCGCTGGTGCTGCACAACGCGCCGTTCGACATGAGCTTTCTCAACCCCGTCGTGCGGCGGCAGCGCCTCCAATGGGACAGCCCCGCCGTCTTCGACACGCTCAGGCTGAGCCGGCAAGCCTTTCCCGGGCTGAACAGCTACAGCCTGGAAAGCCTGAGCCGCTTCTTCGACTTCGACGCCGGCGGGCACCACCGCGCGCTGGCCGACTGCCGCTATTGCGTCCAGCTCTTCGCGCGCATCCTGCGCAAGATCCGCGGGCTCGATATGGATTTCGCCGCGTTCGCGCGCGAATACGCCTCATCGGCCCGCCTGCTCGCAAGGTAAAAAGGCTTTATAATAAATGTTAGTGGGAGGCAAGCGATTATCGTTTGCCTTCCACTAACATTTATTATAAAGCCACAAAGGTCGGAGCAAATAGCACGTATAATATGTGTGAAAATGCTTCGACACCTAAAATTTACGGCATGACAAAGGAAGAGGATTGCCCCGAGGAGCATATCCCTCTAGCTGATTCCAGGGACTTGAAACTGCAAAAAAACGCCCCTATCCCTGCACAAACCTTTATGGCTTGTGCCTAAAAGCCTTTGAAAAACAGGACATTTCATATTGTGTTATTATGTCTCTTTTCTTCTTCACGAAACTATTCCCCGTCCGACACCACGGGCATCCCCCATACCAGGACAATCGCTAAGCCCGTGAGGAAAGAACGTCCCCCAGAAGAGCACGTCTCTCTTAATCTCAAGCAACCTTCCCTGCGGTAGAATACAAAGAAACACCGAAAACGCCCCAAAACACCGACAGGAGGCACGAGAATGAACCAGACATTTCTGGAACTGCTGGCAGAAATCGAAGACTTCCGCACAGGCAACGCGATCCACTATCGGCTCCAGAATATCCTTCTGGTCAGCGTGCTGGCCGTGATCTGCAACATGGATACCTCCACGGAAATGGCCATGTTTGTCGATCATCAGAAGAAATATCTGGCGCCGTTCTGCGACTTCCGCCACGGCACCCCTTCTCACGATACGTTTGGCAAGGTGTTGAGCCGCCTCGATCCCCGCGTGTTGTCCGAACGCTTCAGCGCCTGGATGAGCGAGCTGTACGTCCACCTGGGCAAGCTGGTGGAGAGCAAGGGCATGACCGTCGCCATCGACGGCAAGACCATATGCCGCAGCGGCAGTGCCGAACAGAACGCCAGTCATGTGCTCACCGCCTTTGCCAGTCGAATGCAGTTAGTCCTCGGACAGATCAAAACCGACGAAAAGAGCAACGAGATCACAGCCATCCCCGAACTGCTGGAACTCTTTCAGGTCAAAGACACCGTCGTCACCATCGACGCCATGGGAACGCAGAAGAACATCGCCGCCAAGATCATCGAAAAGGGAGGCGATTACGTCCTCGCCGTCAAAGGCAATCAAAAGAAACTGCGCGACGACATCATCTGGCACCTGCACAGCGAACTGCAGGACAGAAGCACAAGAGAACTCAAAGCCAAAGGACAGTATGCCAGCACCCTGGAGAAGGATCATGGGCGCATCGAGAGAAGAGAATGTTACCTCTCCAACGACCTGAGCTGGTTCGAAGGACTTGAAGACTGGCGAGCGAGAGCGAAGAACGCGGCCGAAGTGATGAATATTCTGCGGAAACTCGCCTTACAGATGCTGAAGACCTGCAGCACGTGCAAATGCGGGATGAGGAGCAAACGAAAGCTCTGCGGGCTTGGCATCCCTACGGCTCTGCAGGTCTTGGGGCTGGTGCCTACGGGCTTGCTTGTTTCGTAAACGATTGTCCTGGGCCCCGATATAACCAGAAAACCAAGAGCTTGACTGATATGATACAATAAAATGTAGTTGTAACTAAATCGAAGGGAGGGGCATGATTTGACAGAAAATAATCTAATCTTAAATCGGTTCTTTACCCAAAATTTTCTCTTTAGCATGGTTAATTCTAATTTTAACGATACCACTTATGGAGCCGTAATTCAACGTTTTGTAAGTGCCCCGGGGAACAGAGACAACGGAGCCTTGATAAGTGAAATATATAAGTTTATGTCAAAAGCCTACCGCAATGAATATTTCTATCAAAACACGTTACTCAACAAACTTTTGCTTGGGAAGCACAGCGTAAATACTACAACAGCATTGACACAAGTTCCAATTTGCAAATCGAAAGCTGATTTTATTTTAATTAACGGCAAAGCAGTTGTATATGAGATAAAGACAGATCTTGACTCCTTTGATCGTCTTGGCACTCAGTTGCGAGATTATTTTAAGGCTTTTAATCATGTATGTGTTGTTACGTCAGAAAGCCAATATGAACGTGCAGTGAATATTCTCCAAGGTACACAGGTAGGTATTTATGTGCTTACTCCCCAGAACACAATCAGCACAAAATTGCGGAAAGAACCAGAAGAAAATAACTCACAACTTGATCATACAGCCATTTTCAAGATACTGCACAAACGCGAGTATGAAAACATCTTGTTAC
Protein-coding regions in this window:
- a CDS encoding adenylate/guanylate cyclase; its protein translation is MRKAILLCLAALALAAPAAHGRGSVAQLCTNCAFGDRRNYCIKCGAYTFGKGVPARLCENCGFGERWKYCVKCGAYTFGKGVPAVLCQNCAFGDRKKYCLKCGRYLFD
- a CDS encoding ISAs1 family transposase is translated as MNQTFLELLAEIEDFRTGNAIHYRLQNILLVSVLAVICNMDTSTEMAMFVDHQKKYLAPFCDFRHGTPSHDTFGKVLSRLDPRVLSERFSAWMSELYVHLGKLVESKGMTVAIDGKTICRSGSAEQNASHVLTAFASRMQLVLGQIKTDEKSNEITAIPELLELFQVKDTVVTIDAMGTQKNIAAKIIEKGGDYVLAVKGNQKKLRDDIIWHLHSELQDRSTRELKAKGQYASTLEKDHGRIERRECYLSNDLSWFEGLEDWRARAKNAAEVMNILRKLALQMLKTCSTCKCGMRSKRKLCGLGIPTALQVLGLVPTGLLVS
- a CDS encoding PolC-type DNA polymerase III; translated protein: MPLSIAGTGFTALDIETTGLSPAFCGIVEIAALKIFPDGSQRSFQMLVDPGRPIPRDVSAIHGIDDAMVRGQPSAADAVAALVSFVGPSPLVLHNAPFDMSFLNPVVRRQRLQWDSPAVFDTLRLSRQAFPGLNSYSLESLSRFFDFDAGGHHRALADCRYCVQLFARILRKIRGLDMDFAAFAREYASSARLLAR
- a CDS encoding 4Fe-4S binding protein is translated as MASGREKSGRLRQAVQLLWTAVTNGYLAGFLRGKIYTGPLKNICVPGLNCYSCPGALGACPIGSFQAMLTGFEPRLPLYVAGFLFAFGALLGRFVCGWLCPFGLVQDLLYKIPLGRKRLDLPGDRALRRLKYVVLALFVVILPLFARDDLTGVSYPWFCKYICPSGTLMGGWTLLSLNEKLRGAAGWLFTWKSALLVAIIVLSMKSFRPFCKYLCPLGAFYGFFNRIALFRYGFDEKKCVACGRCAAVCPMTLKLPHGTNGAECIRCGRCVHACPVEALTPALKQSAAARRKPSPERS
- a CDS encoding phospho-sugar mutase translates to MTYRERYEQWLGASWLDEASRRELAALSDEKEIEDRFYRDLEFGTAGMRGVMGAGTNRFNRCTVGKATLGLARYLKAEIADWRRGVVVAYDSRHRSPEFALETARVLSACGVPVKIFRQLEPVPALSFAVKHHKAAAGVVITASHNPKEYNGYKVYDEHGCQLCPAPAAKLTEYVEAADLSQIPSGDEKLIAWIGQETVEAFLDAVQCQSVPQRNAGTLKVVYTPLHGSGNLPVRAILKRCGFTDVRVVAEQERPDGDFPTVAAPNPEERSTLSLGIELARRIGADVVIGTDPDCDRIGCAVAAGGEFRLLSGNQIGALLADFVLSHRALTPKSTMITTIVTGELGARVAQSRGVTVLRTLTGFKYIGEKITEFARSGEREFLFGYEESYGYLAGTHAQDKDAVVAAMLICEMAAAAKSQGRTLIDELNGLYARFGYYLDAQDSHTLKGKDGAGRIAAMMARLRGGARFEDIAETLDYAQGLDGLPRENVMKFLCADGSWFAVRPSGTEPKIKIYYSVKDTDEASARAKLDARRAEIDRVLGL
- a CDS encoding M20 metallopeptidase family protein; the encoded protein is MDLLKLASSVVGDVTAWRHHLHAHPELSGQEVETSAFVERMLREMGADEVRRAGKTGVVALVRGVRPGPVFGLRADMDALPVPELTDVEFKSQHENVMHACGHDVHTAVLLGAAKVLCGVRDRIRGAVKFFFQPAEETGRGAKEMIAAGELDEKDPPACVAALHVFPGIPAGTLGVRRGAFNASSDSFSLDVIGRQGHGAYPELCIDPIAVGAQVITALQQLVSREVAPQDSAVVTIGTIHGGVRSNIIAPDVKMTGTIRTVRSRVREHLFEAIPRVARLTAEALRACAGVEIREGTPALVNDDGMFDRLVSVAERVVGKDRIVAFENCSMGGEDFAFFTERVPGVMFRLGVGFRDKDNAPLHSSCFKVDESAFAYGVAALAGLALDVCR
- a CDS encoding sce7726 family protein, which produces MTENNLILNRFFTQNFLFSMVNSNFNDTTYGAVIQRFVSAPGNRDNGALISEIYKFMSKAYRNEYFYQNTLLNKLLLGKHSVNTTTALTQVPICKSKADFILINGKAVVYEIKTDLDSFDRLGTQLRDYFKAFNHVCVVTSESQYERAVNILQGTQVGIYVLTPQNTISTKLRKEPEENNSQLDHTAIFKILHKREYENILLQYFGKLPVASQVFYYGECLKQFSQIPIVRAYGMALKQLKKRNRIRVNEFKKIPYELKSLIYFASPSISDWQAINGFLNQKYGG
- a CDS encoding TIGR02757 family protein codes for the protein MTPRHKRLALYLEELYERCNRRELVSPDPLQFLYRYEAPEDREIAALVASSLAYGRVATILKSVGAVLEALGPSPRAAVERYGEEHWRDVFASFRHRFTDGADVAALLGGARRVVSRWGSLGGRLLSARRECGSLTGALDSLVAELENGRPSSLLSRPQRGSACKRHFLMLRWLVRRDEVDPGGWSGLDPAELIVPLDTHMYAVCRSLRFTRRKAADLKTALEATRAFARLSPCDPTRYDFVLTRFGIRADMEQEALLAECRARSTTERIETE
- a CDS encoding TlpA disulfide reductase family protein — its product is MMKKFLLVVTILATMASSAFAAKKIGAFKAAALDGKPHDEAIFQQASLTMFNVWGTFCPPCLHEMPDLGRLAKEMAPEGVQIIGLLYDWFDMTGSRSETQIQKAQNLVERTGADYLHLLLDDGLAQYLGDFSAIPQTFFVNGRGEIVGEVTGARSAAQWREIIREMLAKPK
- a CDS encoding CD1871A family CXXC motif-containing protein → MKRYGAGWACLLAGAVLIAAGLWRGENFAVFQKAVKICLECVGIG